A section of the Struthio camelus isolate bStrCam1 chromosome 18, bStrCam1.hap1, whole genome shotgun sequence genome encodes:
- the LOC138061536 gene encoding uncharacterized protein — protein MARATWHSLSSEEEDATRRALKGRPEEECLSSSKLRSWQEAAHQELESPEGNRSEPPLEAQDTDKQESSREDSSRELCLCPETSKCFSSGACEGDSDADLKESRRFWQEEECLSSSKLRSWQEAAHQELESPEGNRSEPPLEAQDTDKQESSREDSSRELCLCPETSKCFSSGACEGDSDADLKESRRFWQELPRRVSLQLLGRRPEELCVLQCSAGRAGRSWLEPHGTACHLRKKMLLGELSKGDLKKNVYQAASCEAGKRLLIRNLRVLKATGVSRRLRPKTLTSKKAVGRILRESCVSVLRQANASLQEPAKETATLT, from the exons atggctcgagccacatggcacagcttgtcatctgaggaagaagatgctactcggagagctctcaaagggagacct gaagaagaatgtctatcaagcagcaagctgcgaagctggcaagaggctgctcatcaggaacttgagagtcctgaaggcaaccggagtgagccgccgcttgaggcccaagacactgacaagcaag aaagcagtagggaggattcttcgagagagctgtgtctctgtcctgagacaagcaaatgcttctcttcaggagcctgcgaaggagacagcgacgctgacctgaaagagagcagaagattttggcag gaagaagaatgtctatcaagcagcaagctgcgaagctggcaagaggctgctcatcaggaacttgagagtccggaaggcaaccggagtgagccgccgcttgaggcccaagacactgacaagcaag aaagcagtagggaggattcttcgagagagctgtgtctctgtcctgagacaagcaaatgcttctcttcaggagcctgcgaaggagacagcgacgctgacctgaaagagagcagaagattttggcag gagctgccgagacgagtgagccttcagctgttgggaagaagaccagaagagctgtgcgtacttcagtgctctgcggggagagctggcaggtcatggctcgagccacatggcacagcttgtcatctgaggaagaagatgctactcggagagctctcaaagggagacct gaagaagaatgtctatcaagcagcaagctgcgaagctggcaagaggctgctcatcaggaacttgagagtcctgaaggcaaccggagtgagccgccgcttgaggcccaagacactgacaagcaag aaagcagtagggaggattcttcgagagagctgtgtctctgtcctgagacaagcaaatgcttctcttcaggagcctgcgaaggagacagcgacgctgacctga